Proteins from a single region of Paraglaciecola sp. T6c:
- a CDS encoding HvfX family Cu-binding RiPP maturation protein, translating to MSVLNLVTGAQRTLEKTSVFEGIAPLLLRLYLAPIMIQAGWTKLGSFDNTVDWFASPDYGLGLPAPALLASLAIGAELLGGIFILVGLATRWASIPLMFTMLVAAFSVHWPNGWPAIADASSWLSDGTIMLNENVMSAPDKLAAAKSLLQEHGNYNWLTSSGKFVILNNGIEFAMTYFFMLLSLFFTGGGKFTSVDYFLRKKFMPQ from the coding sequence ATGAGCGTCTTGAATTTAGTCACAGGTGCACAGCGCACACTAGAAAAAACCTCCGTCTTTGAGGGCATAGCACCCTTGCTACTTCGTTTGTATTTAGCGCCAATCATGATCCAAGCTGGTTGGACAAAACTGGGTAGTTTTGACAATACCGTTGATTGGTTCGCCAGTCCAGATTACGGTCTAGGATTACCCGCCCCTGCGTTGTTGGCCTCATTAGCGATAGGAGCTGAACTGCTCGGCGGTATCTTCATTTTAGTGGGACTTGCCACCCGCTGGGCGTCTATTCCCTTAATGTTTACTATGCTTGTTGCTGCATTTTCTGTGCATTGGCCAAACGGCTGGCCAGCGATAGCTGATGCCTCTAGTTGGTTATCAGATGGTACGATCATGCTGAATGAAAATGTGATGAGCGCACCTGATAAGTTAGCCGCAGCTAAAAGCTTGTTGCAAGAGCATGGGAATTACAACTGGCTGACATCAAGTGGTAAGTTTGTGATCTTGAACAACGGCATTGAGTTTGCCATGACATATTTCTTTATGTTGTTGTCATTGTTCTTCACAGGTGGTGGTAAATTCACCAGTGTGGATTACTTTCTACGTAAAAAATTTATGCCTCAATAG